Genomic segment of uncultured Fibrobacter sp.:
GTACTTTTCAATGAAGATGGTGTCGATATACGCCTTTATAAGATTGCTGTCATAACTGACAATCGTCACCAGCGAATCTCCTTCAAAGGCATCGATTTCCCAACCCGTTGGAGGCGGCAAGGCAACCGTATCAAGCGCAGGTTCTATATACCATGGATTAGGCTTAACCCATACCGTGATTGTAGAATCCGTCAGGCGAATCAGTTCGTATTCTTTCACTGAATCTTGATAAGCATATAGATCTTTTATTTCCGTATAGAAAAAGACTTCGTTACCCACCGTAATCTTTTTCAAATAGTCATTTACATTTCCGCAAGCACCCCAAGCGGGCATCTTGCAATCGCGTTCATCGGCGAGCATCAGCGAATCTTCACGAACTAGGATTGCGAACTTATAATCACCAGGCCAACCATTTTTATAGGAGAGCAGGACTTTTCCATTCGCATAGATATGGTCGATACCGCAAAACGGGGGCACTTTTTTCAGGGCATTAATATAGCGGCCCAAAACGACATCAGCACCTACCGCAGCGCGCTGTTCAGGCGTAAAAGGATCCAATTCGTCATACGTATAAGTGTAGAAATCCGGCTCGATTCCCGTGGTATCGAACGGGAGCGAATCCTGCACCGTTTTCGAGGCTCCCGTTTCAGACGAAGAACTCACAAGCGGATCCGGCGATGCAGGTCCCTCGGACGAGGAACTCCCGGTGCCGGCTTGGGACGAAGAGCTCTCGGCGCCGACTTGCGGCGTATCTTGTTCCGGTGCTTGGGATGATGAATCCGAATCGCCACAGCCCAAAAGTGCGAAAGCGACAAAGCCTGTTACTGCCAAAGACAAAAACTTTTTCAGCATAATGTTCTCCTCTTCTACAAAGTATAAAAAAACTGGCCGCCCCAGATGGGACGACCAATGACCGAGCTGCTTGGCAACGACTTCCTGGAGGTAGTCCTTGACAGAGAGCTTCTTCGGGTTCTTTTCGGACATGAAGAACTCCTGGTCTTCGAGAACGATTTCCTTGAGCACCTTGG
This window contains:
- the tsf gene encoding translation elongation factor Ts — encoded protein: MQITASLVNELRQKTGVGMMQCKKALTETDGDMDKAVELLRKQGAAVAAKRADKAAKEGRIYLIETADKAAAFELSCETEPVSNNDDFVALANMAVKAVETQAIASVEDLKNAVVDGKKINDVLQDVLVKIQENIDFRKFAEMKKTANSVFGVYSHMKGKIGVITELAYEGSADEAALKAAAKDIAMQAAAFAPVALNDAAVPAETIEKEKEIAKAQIEASGKAPKPEFLQRQIDGRVAKVLKEIVLEDQEFFMSEKNPKKLSVKDYLQEVVAKQLGHWSSHLGRPVFLYFVEEENIMLKKFLSLAVTGFVAFALLGCGDSDSSSQAPEQDTPQVGAESSSSQAGTGSSSSEGPASPDPLVSSSSETGASKTVQDSLPFDTTGIEPDFYTYTYDELDPFTPEQRAAVGADVVLGRYINALKKVPPFCGIDHIYANGKVLLSYKNGWPGDYKFAILVREDSLMLADERDCKMPAWGACGNVNDYLKKITVGNEVFFYTEIKDLYAYQDSVKEYELIRLTDSTITVWVKPNPWYIEPALDTVALPPPTGWEIDAFEGDSLVTIVSYDSNLIKAYIDTIFIEKYNVKITDIGSTWIFENETCRTADYVPDTTHTVQEQCKERQDYINNGVDCMQRNIGAPEGVYPNLCRPTKKSGDGVWCILDGDYAPAAD